Proteins from one Mycobacterium sp. SMC-2 genomic window:
- a CDS encoding lipase family protein — protein sequence MAELGNLAGTGGAEWIARPPHEELQRKVRPLLPSDDPFYQPPLGFQHAEPGTVLRSRDVELAFLGLIPQPVKAVQLLYRTMDMNGEPEASATTVIVPAELAPERPCPLLSYQCAIDAVSSRCFPSYALRRRAKALGAIGQLEFLLIAAAVAEGWAVSVPDHEGLQGLWGAPYEPGYRVLDGIRAALGSERLGLSPLAPIGLWGYSGGGLASAWAAEVCAEYAPELDVVGAVLGSPVGDLGNTFRRLNGGFLSGLPALVVAALAHIYPELDRLIKEHSNEEGRALLESLEQMTTVEAVLRMAGKNVGDYLDEPLESILSTPEVAHVFENIKLGAAVPTPPVLIVQAVHDYLIDVDDIDALADAYSAGGARVTYHRDAFNEHMLLHPLSAPMTLRWLTDRFDRRPLTEHLIRTTWPTMFHPMTYLGMARLTKIAAKVILGRRIHRRPL from the coding sequence ATGGCCGAGCTCGGCAATTTGGCGGGTACGGGTGGCGCCGAGTGGATCGCCCGGCCGCCGCACGAGGAACTGCAGCGCAAGGTCCGCCCACTGCTGCCCTCGGACGACCCGTTCTACCAGCCGCCCCTCGGCTTCCAACACGCAGAGCCCGGGACGGTGCTGCGCTCGCGCGACGTCGAGCTCGCGTTCCTGGGGCTGATCCCGCAGCCCGTGAAGGCCGTACAGCTGCTCTACCGGACGATGGACATGAACGGCGAGCCCGAGGCGTCGGCAACCACGGTGATCGTCCCGGCCGAGCTGGCCCCGGAGCGTCCCTGCCCGCTGCTGTCCTACCAGTGCGCGATCGACGCCGTGTCATCCCGTTGCTTTCCCTCCTACGCGCTGCGGCGCCGGGCAAAGGCGCTGGGGGCGATAGGCCAGCTCGAATTCCTCCTGATCGCCGCCGCCGTCGCCGAGGGCTGGGCCGTCTCGGTGCCCGACCACGAGGGGCTGCAAGGCCTGTGGGGCGCGCCGTACGAGCCCGGCTACCGCGTCCTGGACGGCATCCGGGCCGCCCTGGGCTCGGAACGGCTTGGGCTGTCCCCGTTGGCGCCGATCGGGCTGTGGGGGTACTCCGGCGGCGGCCTGGCCAGCGCCTGGGCGGCCGAGGTGTGCGCCGAGTACGCGCCCGAGCTGGACGTCGTCGGGGCGGTGCTGGGCTCACCCGTCGGGGACCTGGGCAACACCTTTCGCAGGCTCAACGGCGGTTTTCTGTCGGGTCTGCCCGCGCTGGTGGTGGCCGCGCTCGCCCACATCTACCCCGAGCTGGACCGCCTGATCAAAGAGCACAGCAACGAGGAGGGGCGCGCCCTGCTCGAGTCGCTCGAGCAGATGACCACCGTGGAGGCGGTCCTCCGGATGGCCGGCAAGAACGTGGGTGACTACCTCGACGAACCGCTGGAGAGCATCCTGTCGACGCCCGAGGTCGCACATGTCTTCGAGAACATCAAGCTGGGCGCCGCCGTCCCGACGCCGCCGGTGCTGATCGTGCAGGCCGTCCACGACTACCTGATCGACGTGGACGACATCGACGCGCTCGCCGACGCCTATTCAGCCGGCGGCGCCCGGGTGACCTACCACCGGGACGCGTTCAACGAGCACATGCTGTTACACCCCCTGTCGGCCCCGATGACGCTGCGCTGGCTCACGGACCGGTTCGACCGCCGGCCGCTGACCGAGCACCTGATCCGGACCACGTGGCCGACGATGTTCCATCCGATGACCTACCTCGGAATGGCCCGGCTCACCAAGATCGCGGCCAAGGTCATCCTCGGCCGCAGGATTCACCGCCGCCCGCTATGA
- a CDS encoding NUDIX hydrolase, whose amino-acid sequence MAHTSTEHEVLAVVFQVRQVTAGPRPQKPQLNVLLWQRAKEPQRGAWSLPGGRLRADEDMTTSVRRQLAEKVDLKELAHLEQLAVFSDPNRVPGARVIASTFLGLVPSPATPELPPDTRWHPVSCLPPMAFDHGPMVTHAHARLIAKLSYTNLGFALAPKEFALSTLRDIYGAALGYQVDATNLQRVLVRRGVISQTGTIAQSGRSGGRPAALYHFTDSRLRVTDEFAALRPPGQV is encoded by the coding sequence ATGGCCCATACTAGCACTGAACACGAGGTGCTTGCGGTGGTGTTTCAGGTTCGCCAGGTAACGGCCGGGCCGCGACCCCAGAAACCGCAGCTTAACGTGCTGTTATGGCAGCGTGCCAAGGAGCCGCAGCGCGGCGCCTGGTCGCTCCCGGGCGGGCGGTTGCGCGCCGACGAGGACATGACGACCTCGGTGCGGCGGCAGCTGGCCGAGAAGGTGGACCTCAAAGAGCTGGCGCACCTGGAACAGCTGGCGGTGTTCTCCGACCCGAACCGGGTGCCGGGCGCCCGGGTGATCGCGTCGACCTTCCTGGGGTTGGTGCCCTCCCCCGCCACCCCGGAACTGCCGCCGGACACCCGATGGCACCCCGTGAGCTGTCTGCCGCCGATGGCCTTCGACCACGGCCCGATGGTGACTCACGCCCACGCCCGGCTGATCGCCAAGCTGTCCTACACCAACCTCGGGTTCGCCTTGGCACCAAAGGAATTCGCCCTCTCTACGCTGCGTGACATCTACGGCGCCGCGCTGGGCTACCAGGTCGATGCGACGAACCTGCAGCGGGTGCTGGTCCGCCGCGGCGTGATCAGCCAGACCGGCACCATCGCGCAGTCCGGCCGCAGCGGCGGACGGCCGGCGGCCCTCTATCACTTCACCGACTCCCGCCTTCGGGTCACCGACGAGTTCGCCGCGCTGCGACCACCGGGTCAGGTCTGA
- the nadA gene encoding quinolinate synthase NadA, which produces MTVMNRMDTLAEDMMADVTNSPAGYAGVDGDAQWATEIRRLAKLRGATVLAHNYQLPAIQDVADHVGDSLALSRIAAEAPEDTIVFCGVHFMAETAKILSPGKTVLIPDQRAGCSLADSITADELRAWKDEHPGAVVVSYVNTTAAVKALTDICCTSSNAVDVVESIDPDREVLFCPDQFLGAHVRRVTGRTNMHVWAGECHVHAGINGDELSEQARSNPDADLYVHPECGCATSALYLAGEGAFPADRVKILSTGGMLDAAHQTRARKVLVATEVGMLHQLRRAAPQVDFRAVNDRASCKFMKMITPAALLRCLVDGVDEVDVDPEIAAAGRRSVQRMIEIGQPGGGE; this is translated from the coding sequence GTGACGGTTATGAATCGCATGGACACGCTCGCCGAAGACATGATGGCCGACGTCACGAATTCGCCCGCCGGCTACGCCGGTGTCGACGGAGACGCGCAGTGGGCCACCGAGATTCGCCGCCTGGCGAAGCTGCGCGGCGCCACCGTGCTGGCGCACAATTACCAGCTGCCCGCGATCCAGGACGTCGCCGACCACGTCGGGGATTCGCTCGCGCTGTCGCGGATCGCCGCCGAGGCGCCCGAGGACACCATCGTGTTCTGCGGGGTGCACTTCATGGCGGAGACCGCCAAGATCCTCAGCCCCGGCAAGACGGTCCTGATCCCGGACCAGCGGGCCGGCTGCTCGCTGGCCGACTCCATCACCGCCGACGAACTGCGCGCCTGGAAGGACGAGCACCCCGGCGCCGTCGTGGTCTCCTACGTCAACACCACGGCCGCGGTGAAAGCGCTCACCGACATCTGCTGCACGTCGTCCAACGCGGTCGACGTGGTCGAGTCCATCGACCCCGACCGCGAGGTGCTGTTCTGCCCGGACCAATTCCTCGGGGCGCACGTGCGCCGGGTGACCGGTCGCACGAACATGCACGTGTGGGCCGGTGAGTGCCACGTCCACGCCGGTATCAACGGCGACGAGCTGTCCGAGCAGGCCCGATCCAATCCCGACGCCGACCTGTACGTGCACCCCGAATGCGGTTGCGCCACTTCGGCGTTGTACCTCGCCGGCGAGGGCGCCTTCCCGGCGGATCGGGTAAAGATCCTGTCCACGGGCGGCATGCTGGACGCGGCGCACCAAACCCGGGCCCGCAAGGTGCTGGTTGCCACCGAGGTTGGCATGCTGCACCAGTTGCGCAGGGCCGCACCGCAAGTCGACTTTCGCGCGGTCAACGACCGGGCGTCGTGCAAGTTCATGAAGATGATCACGCCGGCCGCCCTGCTGCGCTGCCTGGTGGACGGGGTCGACGAAGTCGACGTCGACCCGGAGATCGCGGCCGCGGGCCGCCGCAGTGTGCAGCGAATGATCGAAATCGGCCAGCCGGGTGGTGGTGAATGA
- a CDS encoding L-aspartate oxidase — translation MARPAWTHSADVVVIGTGVAGLAAALAAHRAGRSVVVLSKADQAHGATATHYAQGGIAVVLPGNDDSVEAHVADTVTAGAGLCDPDAVVSIVADGYRAVSELVGAGARFDEAVPGRWDVTREGGHSRRRIVHAGGDATGAEVQRALDHAARLLDVRTGHVALRVLHDGTAVTGVSVGNADGYGIINAPAVILASGGLGHLYGATTNPEGSTGDGIALALWAGVAVSDLEFIQFHPTMLFAGAAGGRRPLVTEAIRGEGAILLDRQGNSVTAGVHPMGDLAPRDVVAAAIDARLKATGDPCVFLDARGIKGFASRFPTVTAACRAAGIDPVRQPIPVVPGAHYSCGGVITDVHGQTGLPGLFAAGEVARTGMHGANRLASNSLLEGMVVGSRAGKAAAAHAMAAGRVRAVAPESIVHTALGRGELQAAMSRDASVVRDAAGLNRLSDMLYHAPLRAIAGRRDFEDVALAAAARAVTAAALARNESRGCHHRAEYPDPAPEQARSSVLRLADDQNSVLVEALAAVG, via the coding sequence ATCGCCCGCCCCGCCTGGACGCACAGCGCCGACGTCGTCGTCATCGGTACCGGCGTCGCGGGATTGGCCGCGGCCCTGGCCGCCCACCGCGCCGGGCGCAGCGTCGTCGTGCTCAGCAAGGCCGACCAGGCGCACGGGGCGACGGCGACCCACTACGCCCAGGGCGGCATCGCGGTGGTTTTGCCCGGTAACGACGACTCCGTCGAGGCCCACGTCGCCGACACCGTGACCGCGGGCGCCGGCCTGTGTGACCCCGACGCGGTGGTTTCGATCGTCGCCGACGGCTACCGCGCGGTATCCGAATTGGTCGGTGCCGGAGCGCGATTCGACGAGGCCGTCCCGGGCCGCTGGGACGTGACGCGCGAGGGCGGGCACTCCCGGCGGCGGATCGTGCACGCCGGGGGCGACGCCACGGGCGCCGAGGTGCAGCGCGCGCTCGACCACGCCGCCCGGCTGCTGGACGTCCGCACCGGCCACGTCGCCCTGCGGGTGCTGCACGACGGCACGGCCGTGACCGGCGTGTCCGTCGGCAACGCGGACGGGTACGGGATCATCAACGCCCCCGCGGTGATCCTGGCCTCCGGCGGACTCGGGCATCTCTACGGCGCGACCACCAACCCCGAAGGCTCCACCGGCGACGGCATCGCCTTGGCGTTGTGGGCCGGTGTCGCGGTCAGCGACCTGGAGTTCATCCAGTTCCACCCGACGATGCTGTTTGCCGGCGCGGCCGGCGGGCGGCGTCCGCTGGTCACCGAGGCCATCCGCGGCGAGGGTGCGATACTGCTCGACCGGCAAGGCAATTCGGTCACCGCCGGTGTTCACCCGATGGGTGATCTGGCGCCGCGCGACGTCGTCGCCGCGGCCATCGACGCGCGGCTCAAGGCCACCGGCGACCCGTGCGTCTTCCTCGACGCACGGGGCATCAAGGGTTTTGCGTCCCGCTTCCCGACCGTGACCGCCGCCTGCCGGGCCGCCGGCATCGATCCCGTCCGCCAACCCATCCCGGTCGTGCCGGGGGCGCATTACAGCTGCGGCGGCGTCATCACCGACGTGCACGGGCAGACCGGGCTGCCGGGGCTGTTCGCCGCCGGCGAGGTTGCGCGCACCGGCATGCACGGCGCCAACCGGCTGGCGTCCAACAGCCTGCTGGAGGGCATGGTGGTCGGAAGTCGCGCCGGTAAGGCCGCGGCCGCCCACGCGATGGCGGCGGGGCGCGTCAGGGCGGTGGCGCCCGAGTCGATCGTCCACACCGCCCTGGGGCGCGGCGAATTGCAGGCCGCGATGAGCCGCGACGCCTCGGTGGTGCGCGACGCCGCCGGGCTGAACCGGTTGTCCGACATGCTTTATCACGCCCCGCTGCGCGCCATCGCCGGCCGCCGCGACTTCGAGGACGTGGCGTTGGCCGCGGCCGCCCGCGCGGTGACCGCCGCGGCCTTGGCCCGCAACGAGAGCCGAGGCTGCCACCACCGCGCGGAATACCCGGACCCCGCACCGGAGCAGGCCCGCAGCAGCGTGCTGCGGCTCGCCGACGACCAGAACTCGGTGCTCGTGGAGGCGCTGGCGGCGGTGGGCTGA
- the nadC gene encoding carboxylating nicotinate-nucleotide diphosphorylase, translating to MMLPDERSAAQDIIRRALEEDLRYGPDVTTLATVPAGAVATASMVPREPGVIAGVEVALLVLDAVLDGDYEVLHSVEDGARLQPGEPVLTVRADTRGLLTAERTMLNLVCHLSGIATTTAAWVEAVDGTKAKVRDTRKTLPGLRVLQKYAVRVGGGVNHRLGLGDAALIKDNHVVAAGSVVDALRAVRDAAPDLPCEVEVDSLEQLDEVLAEKPELVLLDNFPVWQTQMAVQRRDARAPAVLLESSGGLSLDNAATYAATGVDYLAVGALTHSVRALDIGLDM from the coding sequence ATGATGCTGCCCGACGAACGAAGCGCCGCCCAGGACATCATCCGTCGCGCCCTCGAAGAGGACCTGCGCTACGGGCCCGACGTCACCACGCTCGCGACGGTGCCCGCCGGCGCGGTGGCGACGGCGTCGATGGTGCCCCGGGAGCCCGGCGTCATCGCCGGCGTCGAGGTCGCGCTGCTGGTTCTCGACGCCGTCCTCGACGGAGACTACGAGGTGCTGCACAGCGTCGAGGACGGCGCCCGGCTGCAGCCCGGCGAGCCGGTGCTGACCGTGCGCGCGGACACCCGCGGCCTGCTGACCGCCGAGCGGACCATGCTGAACCTGGTCTGCCACCTGTCGGGCATCGCCACCACGACCGCGGCCTGGGTGGAGGCCGTCGACGGCACCAAGGCCAAGGTCCGCGACACCCGCAAGACCCTGCCCGGGCTGCGTGTGCTGCAGAAATACGCGGTGCGGGTCGGCGGCGGAGTCAACCACCGGCTCGGGCTCGGGGACGCGGCTCTGATCAAGGACAACCATGTGGTGGCCGCCGGGTCGGTGGTCGACGCGCTGCGCGCGGTCCGCGACGCGGCGCCGGATCTGCCGTGCGAGGTGGAGGTCGACTCCCTCGAGCAGCTGGACGAGGTGCTCGCCGAAAAGCCGGAACTGGTCCTGCTGGACAACTTCCCGGTGTGGCAGACGCAGATGGCCGTGCAGCGTCGCGACGCGCGCGCCCCCGCCGTCCTGCTCGAGTCCTCCGGTGGGCTCAGCCTGGACAACGCCGCCACCTACGCCGCAACCGGAGTGGACTACCTGGCCGTCGGCGCGCTGACGCACTCGGTGCGCGCGCTCGACATCGGCCTGGACATGTAG
- a CDS encoding TetR/AcrR family transcriptional regulator, with protein MPRPDRSRAALIDTAATLFRRQGYAATGLNQILGEAGVKPGSLYHHFPQGKQQLAAAVVDTEGSGIEQLLRRFLATGRPVADIVDRWIDLLIAGLAGDHRDGCPIEPIATESVHASPLAREASARAFRGWSAAIEGRLRADGWAATEAKQVALAVISLIEGALVLSRTSGDAGALDAAKPAARTLLRG; from the coding sequence ATGCCCAGACCAGACCGCAGCCGCGCAGCGCTGATCGACACGGCCGCCACCCTGTTCCGCCGGCAGGGGTACGCCGCGACCGGCCTCAACCAGATCCTCGGGGAGGCCGGCGTCAAACCGGGTTCGCTGTATCACCACTTCCCGCAGGGCAAGCAACAGTTGGCCGCGGCGGTCGTCGACACCGAGGGGTCCGGGATCGAGCAACTGCTGCGCCGGTTCCTGGCGACGGGCCGGCCGGTGGCCGACATCGTCGATCGGTGGATCGATCTGCTGATCGCCGGGCTGGCCGGCGACCACCGCGACGGCTGCCCGATCGAGCCGATCGCCACCGAGTCGGTGCACGCGAGTCCGCTGGCGCGCGAGGCGTCGGCGCGCGCCTTCAGGGGTTGGTCCGCGGCGATCGAGGGGCGGCTCCGCGCCGACGGCTGGGCCGCTACGGAGGCGAAACAGGTTGCGCTGGCGGTGATCTCACTGATCGAGGGCGCGCTGGTCCTGTCCCGGACCTCCGGTGATGCGGGGGCGCTCGACGCCGCCAAGCCCGCGGCGCGGACGCTGCTGCGTGGCTGA
- a CDS encoding zinc-binding dehydrogenase translates to MRQLTYEDTGRYAWREVPEPQITAPEQALVRPLMVACCDLDVAVCRGRLPLPPGYAVGHEGLAEVVAVGDAVEGVRAGDRVVVPFQISCGTCRECRRGVTGSCGSGPLMAMYGMGPIAGLDGGGFMSDLVLVPYADAMLIPVPDAVDPASIASLSDNIPDGWRTVGPFREELDSLDAVDRRVLVVGRLSIGLYSAAFGAALGAHVDYVDTDPQRLAAAEKLGAVVHDIAKPDKSWDPFPITVHTTGDVSLLSATLRATWPDGVCTDTGIYPEYKVEMPLLPMYTRGVQFNTGRVSARTVIPRVLELLAGGLDLSPAVDRVVEWDDAPSAWPAMTGKTVFTRA, encoded by the coding sequence ATGAGGCAGTTGACGTACGAAGACACCGGACGATACGCGTGGCGCGAGGTGCCCGAACCGCAGATCACCGCGCCCGAGCAGGCGCTGGTGCGGCCGCTGATGGTGGCCTGTTGTGATTTGGACGTCGCGGTGTGCCGCGGCCGGCTGCCGCTGCCGCCCGGGTACGCGGTGGGCCACGAAGGATTGGCCGAGGTCGTCGCGGTGGGCGACGCCGTCGAAGGCGTCCGCGCCGGCGACCGCGTCGTGGTGCCGTTTCAGATCAGCTGTGGAACCTGCCGCGAATGCCGCCGCGGCGTGACGGGCTCGTGCGGCTCGGGGCCCCTGATGGCGATGTACGGGATGGGGCCGATCGCGGGACTGGACGGCGGCGGCTTCATGTCGGATCTGGTGCTGGTGCCGTACGCCGACGCGATGCTGATCCCAGTTCCCGACGCGGTCGACCCCGCCTCGATCGCGTCGCTGTCGGACAACATTCCCGACGGCTGGCGGACCGTCGGGCCATTCCGGGAGGAGCTGGATAGCCTCGATGCCGTGGATCGCCGCGTCCTCGTGGTCGGGCGGCTGTCGATCGGGTTGTACTCGGCCGCGTTCGGGGCGGCGCTGGGCGCCCACGTCGACTACGTCGACACCGACCCGCAGCGCCTGGCCGCCGCCGAGAAGCTCGGCGCGGTGGTCCACGACATCGCCAAGCCCGACAAGTCGTGGGACCCGTTTCCGATCACCGTGCACACCACCGGCGATGTGTCGCTGCTGTCGGCGACACTGCGCGCGACCTGGCCCGATGGCGTCTGCACCGACACCGGGATCTACCCGGAATACAAGGTTGAGATGCCGCTGCTGCCGATGTACACCCGCGGCGTGCAGTTCAACACCGGACGGGTCAGTGCGCGCACGGTCATCCCGCGGGTGCTCGAATTGCTGGCGGGCGGCTTGGACTTGTCGCCGGCCGTCGACCGCGTCGTCGAGTGGGATGACGCTCCCTCGGCCTGGCCGGCCATGACCGGCAAGACGGTGTTCACCAGGGCATAG
- a CDS encoding nitroreductase family deazaflavin-dependent oxidoreductase, producing MSAKDHPNNAPGVPMVFPPWFERFQIKYFNPAIKPIARFLPGTATIKHRGRTSGTPYETVITPYRKGNVLAIALGHGKTNWVKNVLAAGEADVQFSRDRVVHITNPRILPAGSDGPDAERLPRMARVQLRRIGVFVGDIT from the coding sequence ATGTCCGCGAAGGATCACCCCAATAACGCCCCGGGCGTCCCAATGGTGTTCCCGCCCTGGTTCGAGCGCTTCCAGATCAAGTATTTCAACCCGGCCATCAAGCCGATCGCCCGCTTTTTGCCCGGGACGGCGACCATCAAGCACCGCGGCCGCACCTCGGGCACGCCGTACGAGACCGTCATCACCCCCTATCGCAAGGGAAACGTGCTGGCGATCGCCCTCGGCCACGGCAAGACGAACTGGGTCAAGAACGTGCTGGCGGCCGGGGAGGCCGACGTGCAGTTCAGCCGCGACCGCGTGGTGCATATCACCAACCCGCGGATTTTGCCGGCCGGCTCCGACGGCCCCGACGCCGAACGCCTGCCGCGGATGGCCCGCGTGCAGCTGCGCCGAATCGGCGTCTTCGTCGGCGACATCACCTGA
- the hisD gene encoding histidinol dehydrogenase — protein sequence MSTTSAPVMARIDLRGVELTAARLRSALPRGGADVESVLPKVRPIVQAVAERGAEAALEFGASFDGVRPAAVRVPGAGLEAALADLDPGVAEALRVMIERARAVHADQRRADVTTTLGPGATVTERWVPVERVGLYVPGGNAVYPSSVVMNVVPAQAAGVDSLVVASPPQARFDGLPHPTILAAARLLGVDEVWAVGGAQAVALLAYGGADTDGAELAPVDMITGPGNIYVTAAKRLCRSRVGIDAEAGPTEIAILADHTADAAHVAADLISQAEHDEMAGSVLVTPSEDLAAATEAEVAAQLRTTVHRDRVAAALGGRQSAIIVVDDLDAGVKVVNAYAAEHLEIQTVDAPEVAARIRSAGAIFVGPYSPVSLGDYCAGSNHVLPTAGSARHSSGLSVQTFLRGIHVVDYTEAALKDVSGHVVTLAKAEDLPAHGEAIRRRFER from the coding sequence ATGAGTACCACTTCAGCGCCCGTCATGGCCCGCATCGACCTGCGGGGCGTGGAGCTGACGGCTGCCCGGTTGCGGTCCGCGTTGCCGCGTGGCGGCGCCGACGTGGAGAGCGTCCTGCCCAAGGTGCGGCCGATCGTGCAGGCCGTCGCCGAGCGCGGCGCCGAGGCGGCGCTGGAGTTCGGGGCGTCATTCGACGGTGTGCGGCCCGCGGCCGTCCGGGTGCCCGGCGCGGGGCTCGAGGCGGCGCTTGCGGATCTGGACCCCGGCGTCGCGGAAGCCCTGCGGGTGATGATCGAACGCGCCCGCGCCGTGCACGCCGACCAGCGCCGCGCCGACGTCACCACCACGCTTGGTCCGGGCGCGACGGTCACCGAGCGATGGGTCCCCGTCGAGCGGGTGGGCCTTTACGTGCCCGGCGGCAACGCGGTGTACCCGTCCAGCGTGGTGATGAACGTGGTGCCGGCGCAGGCCGCCGGCGTGGACTCGTTGGTGGTGGCCAGCCCGCCGCAGGCCCGGTTTGACGGCCTGCCACATCCGACGATCCTGGCCGCCGCGCGGCTGCTCGGGGTCGACGAGGTGTGGGCCGTCGGCGGTGCGCAGGCGGTGGCCCTGCTGGCCTACGGCGGCGCCGACACCGACGGTGCCGAACTGGCGCCCGTCGACATGATCACCGGCCCCGGCAACATCTATGTCACCGCCGCCAAGCGGCTGTGCCGTTCGCGGGTCGGCATCGACGCCGAGGCGGGCCCGACCGAGATCGCCATCCTGGCCGACCACACCGCCGACGCGGCGCATGTGGCGGCCGACCTGATCAGCCAGGCCGAGCACGACGAGATGGCGGGCAGCGTGCTGGTGACCCCCAGCGAGGACCTGGCGGCCGCCACCGAAGCAGAGGTGGCCGCCCAGCTGCGCACGACCGTGCACCGCGACCGGGTGGCCGCGGCGCTCGGTGGCCGCCAGTCGGCGATCATCGTCGTCGACGACCTGGACGCCGGCGTCAAGGTGGTCAACGCGTATGCCGCCGAACACCTGGAGATCCAGACCGTCGACGCGCCGGAGGTGGCCGCCCGAATACGTTCGGCCGGAGCCATTTTCGTCGGGCCGTACTCGCCCGTGAGCCTGGGCGACTACTGCGCCGGGTCCAATCACGTGCTGCCGACCGCGGGCTCGGCCCGGCATTCCAGCGGACTGTCGGTGCAGACCTTCCTGCGCGGCATCCACGTCGTCGACTACACCGAGGCCGCCCTCAAGGACGTCTCGGGACACGTGGTCACGCTGGCCAAGGCCGAAGACCTGCCGGCGCACGGCGAGGCGATACGGCGGAGGTTCGAGCGATGA
- a CDS encoding histidinol-phosphate transaminase, translated as MTEPREPTLDDLPLRDDLRGKSPYGAPQLAVPVRLNTNENPHPPSRALVDDVVRSVAAAAADLHRYPDRDAVELRRGLAGYLTGQTGVQIGVENVWAANGSNEILQQLLQAFGGPGRTAIGFVPSYSMHPIISDATRTEWLEAARADDFSLDVDVAVAAVTERQPDVVFIASPNNPSGQSVSLPDLRRLLGVVPGILIVDEAYGEFSSEPSAVGLVREYPTKLIVTRTMSKAFAFAGGRLGYLIATPAVIDAMLLVRLPYHLSSITQAAARAALRHADDTLGSVATLIAERERVVKALSGMGFRVIPSDANFVLFGQFADAPATWQRYLDAGVLIRDVGIPGYLRVTTGLAEENDAFLRASAQIAATELAPATPVGAP; from the coding sequence ATGACCGAGCCGCGGGAGCCCACGCTGGACGACCTGCCGCTGCGCGACGACCTGCGCGGCAAATCTCCCTACGGCGCACCGCAATTGGCGGTCCCGGTGCGGCTGAACACCAACGAGAACCCGCACCCGCCCAGCCGGGCGCTGGTGGACGACGTCGTGCGGTCGGTGGCCGCGGCGGCCGCCGACCTGCACCGCTATCCCGACCGCGACGCGGTGGAGCTGCGCCGGGGTCTGGCCGGCTACCTCACCGGCCAGACCGGCGTGCAAATCGGCGTGGAAAACGTCTGGGCCGCAAACGGATCCAACGAGATCCTGCAACAGCTGCTACAGGCGTTCGGTGGGCCCGGGCGCACCGCGATCGGGTTCGTCCCCTCCTACTCGATGCACCCCATCATCTCTGACGCCACGCGCACGGAATGGCTCGAAGCCGCGCGCGCGGACGACTTCAGCCTCGACGTCGACGTCGCCGTCGCCGCGGTCACCGAACGCCAACCCGATGTGGTCTTCATCGCCAGCCCCAACAACCCGTCCGGGCAGAGCGTTTCGCTGCCGGATCTGCGGCGGCTGCTGGGCGTGGTGCCGGGCATTTTGATCGTCGACGAGGCCTACGGCGAGTTCTCCTCCGAGCCCAGCGCCGTGGGGCTGGTGCGGGAGTATCCGACCAAGCTCATCGTCACCCGCACCATGAGCAAGGCGTTCGCCTTCGCGGGCGGGCGGCTCGGGTACCTGATCGCCACTCCCGCGGTGATCGACGCGATGCTGCTGGTGCGGCTGCCTTATCACCTGTCGTCGATCACCCAGGCCGCGGCCCGGGCCGCGCTGCGGCACGCCGACGACACGCTGGGCAGCGTCGCCACCCTGATCGCCGAACGCGAACGCGTCGTAAAGGCATTGAGCGGAATGGGTTTTCGGGTGATTCCCAGCGACGCGAACTTCGTGTTGTTCGGGCAATTCGCCGACGCCCCGGCCACCTGGCAGCGCTACTTGGACGCCGGCGTGTTGATCCGCGACGTCGGAATTCCCGGCTACCTGCGCGTCACGACCGGACTGGCCGAAGAGAACGATGCCTTCTTGCGGGCCAGCGCCCAGATCGCCGCCACCGAACTGGCCCCAGCCACCCCAGTAGGAGCCCCGTGA
- the hisB gene encoding imidazoleglycerol-phosphate dehydratase HisB, whose protein sequence is MTTTETGKAARRARIERRTKESDIVIELDLDGTGQVHVDTGVPFYDHMLTALGSHASFDLTVRTKGDVEIEGHHTIEDTAIALGQALGQALGDKRGIRRFGDAFIPMDETLAHAVVDVSGRPYCVHTGEPDHLRHTTIAGSSVPYHTVINRHVFESLAMNARIALHVRVLYGRDPHHVTEAQYKAVARALRQAVEPDPRVSDVPSTKGVL, encoded by the coding sequence GTGACCACCACCGAAACAGGAAAAGCCGCCCGGCGCGCGCGTATCGAGCGCCGCACCAAGGAATCCGACATCGTCATCGAACTCGACCTCGACGGCACCGGCCAGGTCCATGTCGACACCGGGGTGCCGTTCTACGACCACATGCTGACGGCGCTGGGCAGTCACGCCAGCTTCGACCTGACCGTGCGCACCAAGGGCGACGTCGAGATCGAGGGTCACCACACCATCGAGGACACCGCGATCGCGCTGGGCCAGGCGCTGGGGCAGGCCCTCGGCGACAAACGGGGCATCCGCCGGTTCGGCGACGCCTTCATCCCGATGGACGAGACGCTGGCGCACGCCGTCGTCGACGTCTCCGGCCGGCCCTATTGCGTGCACACCGGCGAGCCGGATCACCTGCGACACACCACCATTGCCGGCAGCTCCGTGCCGTACCACACCGTCATCAACCGGCACGTGTTCGAGTCGCTGGCGATGAACGCCCGCATCGCGCTGCACGTGCGGGTCCTGTACGGGCGCGACCCACACCACGTCACCGAAGCGCAGTACAAGGCAGTGGCCCGCGCGCTGCGCCAGGCCGTCGAGCCCGACCCACGGGTTTCCGACGTGCCGTCAACCAAAGGTGTTCTGTGA